In Trichocoleus desertorum NBK24, the following are encoded in one genomic region:
- the fraC gene encoding filament integrity protein FraC has protein sequence MFSFVLPLRAILFQLLFLLIAIAVESMIFKERLNLTRRISLEYSASVNLFSTAIGWLFFFTLEPALPLAWKGPLISYVLFNARSTNTNTLLIMLGLFTFFGTFIAELQGLELLQMLLQRNQKEEVVTPKIYRARDKLRRRELGLAATNRATTILLANACSYSLILLILLARAFDLSSQANG, from the coding sequence GTGTTTTCGTTTGTTTTGCCATTGCGGGCTATCTTGTTTCAACTGCTCTTTTTATTAATAGCGATCGCGGTTGAGTCAATGATATTCAAAGAGCGCTTAAACCTGACTCGTAGAATTAGCTTGGAATATTCCGCTTCGGTAAATCTATTCTCTACAGCCATTGGTTGGTTATTTTTCTTTACCCTAGAACCCGCTTTACCTCTCGCTTGGAAAGGCCCCTTAATTAGCTACGTTCTATTTAATGCTCGTTCTACCAATACCAATACTTTATTGATTATGCTGGGCTTATTTACTTTTTTCGGCACATTTATTGCAGAGCTACAGGGACTAGAGCTATTACAGATGTTGCTGCAAAGAAATCAAAAAGAAGAGGTAGTCACTCCAAAAATCTATCGCGCCCGTGATAAGTTAAGGCGGCGAGAACTGGGTCTAGCTGCTACCAATAGAGCTACAACTATTTTGTTAGCCAATGCTTGCAGCTACAGTCTAATCTTGTTGATTCTATTAGCGCGTGCCTTCGACCTTAGCTCTCAAGCGAATGGATAA
- a CDS encoding DUF5357 family protein produces MDKVKEILDTLQKLLLPPKPFSWQTLILLSIFSCLMAALAGDLIRSLLATCGWIFLIFGVGWFTTENPIIVGGLSLGPWITGMLVSIFLFGEWLDERPSLLFVSWPLISAAIASLGEFIQSGPRFKYPTQAGRQRLVILFLSNLIISCWFQLYFVIQGWLEIYPSLLANDFNQSNFVVRLGVQTTQAPTGVSILNQAEATLKAELEPRSWSEVERWLLTLKQQPTEFENAVMQQLPPSEENALWQLQAQILPDQPDYTLQMLALWQGPSSDLASHYLTKTCRVTQGENPPASASPVPEAAVSAPIASPNPTLDSGPLARSNGQILTSPVTPVLPTPTVPMPAAPEALPLTTSTSKIECGSISRPTLVQPGPTLRS; encoded by the coding sequence ATGGATAAAGTCAAAGAAATTCTTGATACGCTGCAAAAGTTATTACTGCCACCCAAACCATTTTCTTGGCAGACTTTAATTTTGCTGAGTATTTTTTCTTGTCTGATGGCAGCCCTAGCAGGAGATTTAATTCGCAGTTTACTAGCAACTTGCGGCTGGATTTTTTTAATTTTTGGGGTGGGTTGGTTCACGACTGAAAACCCGATCATAGTAGGAGGGCTATCTTTAGGGCCTTGGATTACAGGCATGTTAGTGAGTATTTTCTTGTTTGGGGAATGGCTAGATGAACGTCCTTCGCTCCTATTTGTAAGTTGGCCCTTGATTTCAGCCGCGATCGCCTCTTTAGGAGAATTTATTCAATCAGGCCCCCGATTTAAATATCCAACTCAAGCAGGTCGCCAAAGACTCGTTATTCTTTTTTTAAGCAATTTAATTATTAGTTGTTGGTTTCAACTTTACTTCGTGATTCAAGGCTGGTTAGAGATTTATCCCAGTTTGTTAGCGAATGATTTTAATCAAAGTAACTTTGTAGTCCGCCTAGGAGTGCAAACGACTCAAGCCCCAACAGGTGTAAGCATCCTTAATCAAGCAGAGGCCACGCTAAAAGCGGAACTAGAACCGCGTTCCTGGTCAGAAGTAGAGCGGTGGTTGTTAACACTCAAACAACAGCCAACTGAGTTTGAGAATGCCGTAATGCAACAACTGCCGCCCTCGGAAGAAAATGCTTTATGGCAGTTGCAAGCTCAAATCTTGCCAGATCAACCGGATTACACTTTGCAAATGCTGGCTCTCTGGCAAGGGCCGAGTTCTGACCTAGCCAGTCACTATCTCACCAAAACTTGCCGTGTCACCCAGGGGGAGAACCCACCTGCCTCGGCTTCACCCGTCCCTGAAGCTGCTGTCTCTGCCCCGATTGCTTCCCCAAACCCAACGTTGGACAGTGGCCCCCTAGCGCGTAGCAATGGTCAAATTCTTACTAGTCCAGTTACCCCTGTGCTTCCAACGCCTACAGTTCCAATGCCTGCGGCTCCTGAAGCGCTCCCGCTAACGACAAGCACTAGTAAGATTGAATGCGGATCTATTAGTCGGCCTACTTTGGTTCAACCGGGGCCAACCTTGCGATCTTAG
- a CDS encoding ABC transporter permease, translating into MNLGRIFTIATNVFWEVIRDRILYLIGFFALLLIMALRLLPEVAAGTENKILLDVGLAGITVLSLIITVFVGTGLINKEIEKRTVLVLIAKPISRAEFVIGKHLGLSAVLAVLLSLMTAIYLGVLAWAQIQYPLVSILVAVLYLFLELSLLTAAAILFGVFTSSLLATLLTFAVYLVGHFSRDLVTLGNLASSPDLRRLTKGIYLFLPDLARLDLKNEAVYGVLAAPRELLLNAGYGIVYTVLLLAIAILIFSRRQF; encoded by the coding sequence GTGAATCTCGGCAGAATCTTTACGATCGCCACCAATGTATTTTGGGAAGTCATCCGCGATCGCATCCTCTATTTAATCGGCTTCTTTGCCCTACTGCTGATTATGGCGCTGCGACTGCTGCCAGAAGTAGCGGCGGGCACAGAAAACAAAATTTTGCTTGATGTAGGTTTAGCTGGAATCACAGTTCTGAGTTTAATCATTACTGTGTTTGTAGGGACTGGTCTCATCAACAAAGAAATTGAAAAACGGACTGTCTTAGTGCTAATTGCTAAACCAATTAGCCGTGCTGAATTTGTCATTGGCAAACACCTGGGTTTATCGGCAGTTTTAGCGGTGCTCTTGTCGCTCATGACCGCCATTTATCTCGGGGTGCTGGCTTGGGCGCAGATCCAGTACCCCCTGGTTAGCATCTTGGTAGCAGTTCTCTACTTATTTCTAGAGTTATCTCTACTCACGGCAGCGGCAATCTTGTTCGGGGTGTTCACCAGTTCACTATTAGCGACTCTACTCACCTTCGCCGTTTACCTAGTCGGTCATTTCAGCCGCGACTTGGTGACACTAGGCAACTTAGCTTCCAGCCCAGATTTGCGCCGTCTCACTAAAGGCATCTATCTATTTCTTCCTGATTTGGCTCGGCTCGATCTCAAGAACGAGGCAGTTTATGGAGTTTTGGCAGCTCCTAGGGAACTGTTGCTAAATGCTGGGTATGGGATAGTTTACACAGTCTTACTGCTGGCGATCGCGATCTTAATTTTCTCCAGACGGCAATTCTAA
- the dacB gene encoding D-alanyl-D-alanine carboxypeptidase/D-alanyl-D-alanine-endopeptidase gives MAIAFWRRFIVQPLCLLALSTIWEGFQQQPVFATTDSICPTQIKPAIAQILQADASPTTTPQAGERSSAANRSGFARARWGILIQTLASANAKAETLYAQDGDRYFLPASNAKLLTTAAALHKLSPQFRIRTSVYRNTSLSSAELRLLGRGDPSLTDQELKLLAQQLRSQGIQSAAQLVGDESYFRGPVPNPQWEWGDIQAGYGAPVNSLILNQNAVGLQLWPQAVGQPLRVQWDDPAEARRWRIDNQSVTVGETEDEFVEVGRDLSQPLVRVQGQLRVGGLPEPVAVAIADPSQNFLRRFQRALAAQQIRVGKTLVTHTPTTTADTEIAAIESPPLSTLLIETNRESNNLYAEAILRSLGAQAGASLKQAADLSTAEQGLAVVHQTLTELGVEPDSYVLADGSGLSRHNLASPAALVQTLQAIAQLPEAEIYRASLPVAGVSGTLQGRFRDTPAQGRLQAKTGTLSGISALSGYLNPPHYQPLVFSIIVNQSNQPASTLRQTIDEIALTLTRLRPCSSKSRS, from the coding sequence ATGGCCATTGCTTTTTGGAGACGTTTTATCGTCCAACCTCTATGTCTATTGGCGCTAAGTACGATCTGGGAAGGATTTCAACAGCAACCTGTCTTTGCAACAACCGACTCAATTTGCCCAACTCAGATAAAGCCAGCGATCGCCCAGATCCTCCAAGCGGATGCCTCTCCCACTACAACCCCTCAAGCGGGAGAACGCTCATCTGCTGCTAATCGTTCTGGCTTTGCTCGCGCCCGTTGGGGAATCTTGATTCAGACTCTAGCTTCTGCAAATGCCAAGGCTGAAACTTTGTATGCTCAAGATGGCGATCGCTATTTTTTGCCCGCTTCTAACGCCAAACTTTTGACTACTGCGGCTGCTTTACACAAACTAAGTCCTCAATTTCGCATTCGTACCTCAGTATACCGAAATACAAGCTTAAGTTCAGCAGAATTACGGTTATTGGGACGAGGCGATCCGAGCTTGACAGATCAAGAGCTGAAGCTACTAGCGCAGCAGTTACGTAGCCAGGGAATTCAATCTGCTGCCCAGCTAGTAGGTGACGAATCTTACTTCCGTGGCCCCGTACCTAATCCTCAGTGGGAATGGGGGGATATTCAGGCGGGGTATGGTGCTCCCGTCAATAGTCTAATTCTGAATCAAAATGCGGTTGGGCTTCAGTTGTGGCCCCAAGCGGTCGGCCAACCGTTGCGAGTGCAATGGGATGATCCAGCAGAGGCGAGGCGTTGGCGTATCGACAACCAATCGGTAACGGTCGGTGAAACAGAAGATGAGTTTGTAGAAGTAGGACGAGACTTGAGCCAGCCATTAGTGCGAGTGCAAGGGCAACTGCGGGTAGGAGGCTTACCGGAACCTGTAGCAGTGGCGATCGCAGACCCCAGTCAGAACTTTTTACGCCGATTCCAGCGGGCTTTAGCAGCTCAACAAATTCGCGTTGGGAAAACTTTAGTCACGCACACACCTACTACCACCGCAGACACAGAAATTGCCGCGATCGAATCTCCCCCGCTATCAACCCTGCTGATCGAAACGAATCGAGAAAGCAACAACCTCTACGCCGAAGCGATTTTGCGGTCTTTAGGAGCACAGGCAGGAGCCTCTCTGAAACAAGCTGCTGATTTATCTACCGCTGAGCAAGGTTTAGCGGTCGTCCACCAAACGCTGACCGAATTGGGGGTGGAACCAGATAGCTACGTTTTGGCAGACGGGTCGGGGTTGTCTCGTCATAACTTAGCCAGCCCAGCGGCTTTAGTGCAGACCTTGCAAGCGATCGCTCAGTTACCAGAAGCTGAGATCTATCGCGCTTCGCTGCCAGTAGCGGGTGTGAGTGGCACCTTACAAGGTCGCTTTCGAGACACCCCAGCTCAAGGACGACTCCAAGCTAAAACAGGCACGCTGTCTGGGATTTCGGCTTTGTCGGGCTACCTCAACCCACCTCATTACCAGCCATTGGTGTTTAGCATTATTGTCAATCAGTCGAATCAACCCGCCTCAACTCTACGGCAAACCATTGATGAGATTGCGCTGACCCTGACTCGATTGCGTCCCTGTAGCAGCAAGTCTCGCTCTTAG